One genomic segment of Rhizobium gallicum bv. gallicum R602sp includes these proteins:
- the hisS gene encoding histidine--tRNA ligase: MNEKQKKPQKLKARLPRGFVDRSAADIRAVNEMTAKIREVYEHYGFDPVETPLFEYTDALGKFLPDSDRPNEGVFSLQDDDDQWMSLRYDLTAPLARHVAENFNEIQLPYRTYRAGYVFRNEKPGPGRFRQFMQFDADTVGAPGVQADAEMCMMMADTLEALGIKRGDYVIRVNNRKVLDGVLEAIGLGDEDKAGQRLNVLRAIDKLDKFGPEGVRLLLGEGRKDESGDFTKGAGLTSQQIDRLLDFINILQRAETALGSHPLVQNPVASAEIDGGAIFDTLHNNFKDSPKGVEGVLELKQIWQLVEAADYGPDRIKIDPSVVRGLEYYTGPVYEAELLFDVTNEKGEKVVFGSVGGGGRYDGLVSRFMGQPVPATGFSIGVSRLMTALKNLGKLGQGEVIEPVLVTVMDGQDMDALGRYQRMTQALRAAGIRAEMFQGNWKKFGNQLKYADRRGCPIAIIQGGDERAQGVAQIKDLIEGKRLSGEIEDNASWREARVAQETVAEADLVAKVKEILAAQAEDRARAGGNG; the protein is encoded by the coding sequence GATGACCGCGAAGATCCGCGAAGTCTATGAGCACTATGGTTTCGATCCGGTCGAAACGCCGCTCTTCGAATATACCGATGCGCTCGGCAAGTTCCTGCCGGACAGCGACCGTCCGAACGAGGGCGTCTTCTCGCTCCAGGACGACGACGACCAGTGGATGAGCCTGCGCTACGACCTGACGGCGCCGCTCGCCCGCCATGTCGCGGAGAATTTCAATGAGATCCAGCTACCCTACCGCACCTATCGCGCCGGCTACGTGTTCCGCAATGAAAAGCCAGGCCCCGGCCGCTTCCGCCAGTTCATGCAGTTCGACGCCGACACCGTCGGCGCGCCAGGTGTTCAGGCCGATGCCGAAATGTGCATGATGATGGCCGATACGCTGGAAGCCCTCGGAATCAAGCGCGGGGATTATGTTATCCGGGTGAACAACCGCAAGGTTCTGGATGGCGTGCTGGAGGCAATCGGTCTCGGCGACGAGGACAAGGCAGGCCAGCGCCTTAACGTGCTGCGCGCCATCGATAAGCTCGACAAGTTCGGCCCTGAGGGCGTGCGGCTTTTGCTCGGCGAAGGCCGCAAGGATGAATCCGGTGACTTCACGAAGGGCGCGGGGCTGACTTCGCAGCAGATTGATCGATTGCTTGATTTCATCAATATCTTGCAGAGGGCAGAAACGGCACTCGGTTCACATCCGTTGGTTCAAAATCCGGTGGCCAGTGCCGAGATTGATGGAGGGGCTATTTTTGACACGCTTCACAACAACTTCAAAGATTCTCCTAAAGGCGTTGAAGGGGTTCTTGAGCTAAAGCAGATTTGGCAATTGGTTGAAGCAGCGGACTACGGTCCAGATCGCATCAAGATCGACCCCTCGGTCGTCCGCGGTCTCGAATACTACACCGGCCCTGTCTACGAAGCCGAACTGCTCTTCGACGTGACCAACGAAAAGGGCGAAAAGGTTGTCTTCGGCTCGGTTGGTGGCGGTGGCCGCTATGACGGCCTTGTCTCTCGCTTCATGGGCCAGCCGGTTCCGGCAACCGGTTTCTCGATCGGCGTTTCGCGCCTGATGACGGCGCTTAAGAACCTCGGCAAGCTTGGCCAGGGCGAGGTCATCGAGCCGGTGCTCGTCACAGTCATGGATGGCCAGGATATGGATGCTTTGGGCCGCTACCAGCGCATGACGCAAGCGCTGCGCGCCGCCGGCATCCGCGCCGAAATGTTCCAGGGCAACTGGAAGAAGTTCGGCAACCAGCTGAAATATGCCGACCGCCGCGGCTGCCCAATCGCCATCATCCAGGGCGGCGATGAGCGTGCCCAAGGCGTCGCGCAGATCAAGGACCTGATCGAAGGCAAGCGCTTGTCCGGTGAGATCGAGGACAATGCCAGCTGGCGCGAGGCGCGCGTGGCGCAGGAGACCGTCGCCGAGGCCGATCTGGTGGCCAAGGTGAAGGAAATCCTGGCGGCTCAGGCGGAGGATCGCGCGAGGGCGGGCGGCAATGGGTGA
- a CDS encoding ATP phosphoribosyltransferase regulatory subunit, which translates to MALINLPDFANDLLDEFAARKTERIDTPVIQPAEPFLDIAGEDLRRRIFMTESETGASLCLRPEFTIPVCIRHIETATGTPKRYSYLGEVFRQRREGGNEFYQAGIEDLGDINIASADARAIGDATGILTRLLPGERLTVTLGDQAVFEAVVQALGLPLGWQKRLIHAFGNMGQLEALLASLVSPQFVTDLDDDVARLIAAGDEAALIAHINATMHRTGYSSNASRSPAEIARRLKDKLVLSETRLDEAAFRVLEEFLSLRVPLINASAALAGFADAAGLKLGNALSRFDGRVAALGNAGIDLASIDYRAAFGRPLDYYTGLVFEVGIQGSSAVLAGGGRFDRLLTLLGAKDRIPAVGFSLWLDRIETERAGP; encoded by the coding sequence ATGGCCCTGATCAACCTCCCCGATTTCGCCAACGACCTTCTGGACGAATTTGCCGCCCGCAAGACGGAGCGGATCGACACGCCGGTCATCCAGCCGGCCGAGCCCTTCCTCGACATTGCCGGCGAAGACCTTCGCCGTCGCATCTTCATGACGGAAAGCGAAACCGGCGCCAGCCTCTGCCTGCGACCGGAGTTCACCATTCCCGTCTGCATCCGCCACATCGAGACGGCAACCGGCACGCCGAAACGCTATTCCTACCTCGGCGAAGTCTTTCGCCAGCGCCGCGAGGGTGGAAACGAATTCTATCAGGCAGGCATCGAGGACCTTGGCGACATCAATATCGCCAGCGCCGACGCCCGCGCGATCGGCGATGCGACCGGCATCCTGACGCGGCTACTTCCTGGTGAACGCCTCACGGTCACGCTGGGCGATCAGGCCGTCTTCGAAGCCGTGGTCCAGGCGCTCGGCCTACCGCTCGGGTGGCAGAAGCGGCTGATCCATGCCTTCGGCAATATGGGCCAGCTTGAAGCGCTGCTTGCGAGCCTTGTCAGTCCGCAATTCGTGACCGATCTGGATGACGATGTTGCGCGCCTGATCGCCGCCGGCGACGAGGCAGCACTCATCGCCCACATCAACGCGACGATGCACAGAACCGGCTATTCCTCGAACGCCAGCCGTTCGCCGGCTGAAATCGCCCGCCGGCTGAAGGACAAGTTGGTTCTTTCGGAAACGCGCCTCGATGAAGCGGCCTTCCGCGTGCTCGAAGAGTTCCTGTCGCTGAGGGTGCCGCTCATCAATGCGTCGGCCGCTCTGGCCGGTTTTGCCGATGCCGCCGGGCTGAAGCTCGGCAATGCGCTCTCTCGCTTCGATGGCCGGGTGGCCGCCCTCGGAAATGCCGGGATCGACCTCGCCTCCATCGATTATCGCGCCGCCTTCGGCCGCCCGCTCGATTACTATACCGGCCTTGTCTTCGAGGTGGGCATCCAGGGTTCGTCCGCCGTGCTCGCAGGCGGCGGACGCTTCGACAGGCTGTTGACGCTGCTGGGCGCCAAGGACCGCATTCCAGCCGTTGGCTTCTCGCTCTGGCTCGACCGCATCGAAACGGAAAGGGCGGGCCCATGA
- the hisG gene encoding ATP phosphoribosyltransferase, which produces MTITIALPSKGRMKDDASTLFERAGMRIVAVGNDRSYRGRVEGWDDVEIAFLSASEISRELGNGTIDFGVTGEDLVREGLAEADRRVEFCARLGFGRADVVVAVPEIWLDVDTMADLGDVAADFRARHGRRLTIATKYWRLTQQFFSRQHGIQLYRIVESLGATEGAPASGSADIIVDITSTGSTLRANHLRVLNDGVVLRSEACLLRARKESHAGEPSVARIIEAVRSAR; this is translated from the coding sequence ATGACCATCACCATCGCGCTGCCCTCCAAGGGCCGGATGAAGGACGATGCCTCGACACTCTTCGAGCGCGCCGGCATGAGGATCGTCGCCGTCGGCAATGACCGCTCCTATCGCGGCCGTGTCGAGGGTTGGGACGATGTCGAGATCGCCTTCCTGTCGGCCTCGGAAATATCGCGCGAACTCGGCAACGGCACCATCGATTTCGGCGTGACCGGAGAAGACCTGGTGCGCGAAGGGCTGGCGGAAGCCGACAGGCGCGTCGAATTCTGCGCCCGCCTCGGTTTCGGCCGCGCCGACGTGGTGGTTGCCGTTCCTGAGATCTGGCTCGATGTCGACACCATGGCCGATCTCGGCGATGTCGCGGCCGACTTCCGCGCCCGCCATGGCCGCCGTTTGACCATCGCAACCAAGTATTGGCGGCTGACGCAGCAGTTCTTCTCCAGACAGCATGGGATCCAGCTCTACCGCATCGTCGAAAGCCTTGGTGCGACGGAAGGGGCTCCGGCCTCCGGCTCCGCTGATATCATCGTCGACATCACCTCGACGGGCTCCACCTTGAGGGCGAACCATCTGCGGGTGCTGAACGACGGTGTAGTCTTGCGCTCGGAAGCCTGCCTCCTCCGCGCCCGCAAGGAGAGCCACGCCGGCGAGCCGTCGGTGGCGAGGATCATAGAGGCGGTGCGCAGCGCCCGTTGA
- a CDS encoding DoxX family protein: protein MSNTTNIVLLVARILLSFMFIMSGFGKLTDPAGTAGMISGAGLPAATLLAYGAGLFELVAGLAVLVGFQTRIVGWALALFCAFTGLVFHSGTINVPDFPAAANGWINVLNQIMLMKNLTLAGAYILLATFGPGAYSLDARRGAYAVAA, encoded by the coding sequence ATGTCGAATACCACCAATATCGTCCTTCTTGTCGCCCGCATCCTGCTTTCGTTTATGTTCATCATGTCCGGCTTCGGCAAGCTCACCGATCCGGCCGGTACGGCCGGGATGATCAGCGGTGCCGGCCTTCCTGCCGCAACGCTTCTCGCCTATGGCGCTGGCCTCTTTGAGCTTGTTGCCGGGCTTGCTGTCCTCGTTGGTTTCCAGACCCGTATCGTCGGCTGGGCACTCGCCCTCTTCTGCGCCTTCACCGGCCTCGTCTTCCACAGCGGCACGATCAACGTTCCGGATTTTCCGGCTGCAGCCAATGGCTGGATCAACGTGCTCAACCAGATCATGCTGATGAAGAACCTGACGCTTGCCGGCGCCTATATCCTCCTCGCCACCTTTGGCCCGGGCGCCTATTCGCTGGATGCACGCCGCGGCGCATATGCCGTTGCCGCCTAA
- a CDS encoding glutathione binding-like protein → MADLSAFPITKRWPAQNPNVIQLYSLQTPNGVKIAIALEELGLPYEPHYISFGTNNQKSPEFLSLNPNGRIPAIMDPNGPGGKPIGLFESGAILLYLAEKTGQLLPPDAVGRYETIQWVFFQMAGVGPMFGQFGHFYKFAADKVANNSYPMERYRDEAKRLLSVLEARLEGRQWIMGDAYTIADITTFPWIRGADIFYGGREVLDYAKFPSVMAWLERCIARPASAKGLNIPVKPE, encoded by the coding sequence ATGGCAGACCTTTCCGCATTTCCGATCACCAAGCGCTGGCCGGCGCAGAACCCAAATGTTATTCAGCTTTATTCGCTGCAAACGCCGAACGGCGTGAAGATAGCGATCGCGCTGGAAGAGCTCGGTCTGCCTTACGAGCCGCATTACATCTCATTTGGAACCAACAATCAGAAGTCCCCCGAATTCCTCTCGCTCAATCCGAATGGCCGCATACCGGCAATCATGGATCCGAACGGGCCGGGCGGGAAGCCGATCGGCCTCTTCGAATCAGGCGCGATTCTCCTCTATCTCGCGGAAAAAACCGGCCAGCTCCTGCCCCCCGATGCTGTGGGGCGCTACGAGACCATCCAGTGGGTGTTCTTCCAGATGGCGGGCGTCGGTCCGATGTTCGGCCAGTTCGGCCATTTTTACAAGTTCGCGGCCGACAAGGTCGCCAACAATTCCTATCCGATGGAGCGTTACCGCGACGAAGCCAAGCGGCTGCTGAGCGTGCTGGAAGCGCGCCTTGAGGGACGGCAGTGGATCATGGGCGACGCCTACACCATCGCGGACATCACCACATTCCCATGGATCCGCGGCGCCGACATCTTCTACGGCGGCCGGGAAGTCCTGGACTACGCCAAGTTCCCCTCCGTCATGGCCTGGCTCGAACGCTGCATCGCGCGTCCGGCAAGCGCCAAGGGTCTGAACATCCCTGTGAAGCCGGAGTAA
- the groL gene encoding chaperonin GroEL (60 kDa chaperone family; promotes refolding of misfolded polypeptides especially under stressful conditions; forms two stacked rings of heptamers to form a barrel-shaped 14mer; ends can be capped by GroES; misfolded proteins enter the barrel where they are refolded when GroES binds) has translation MAAKEIKFGRTAREKMLRGVDILADAVKVTLGPKGRNVIIDKSFGAPRITKDGVSVAKEIELDDKFENMGAQMVREVASKTNDIAGDGTTTATVLAQAIVREGNKAVAAGMNPMDLKRGIDLAVAEVVKDLQAKAKKISTSEEVAQVGTISANGDSQVGRDIAEAMQKVGNEGVITVEEAKTAETELEVVEGMQFDRGYLSPYFVTNPEKMVADLEDAYILLHEKKLSNLQSMLPVLEAVVQTGKPLLIIAEDVEGEALATLVVNKLRGGLKIAAVKAPGFGDRRKAMLEDIAILTGGTVISEDLGIKLESVTLDMLGRTKKVSISKENTTIVDGAGAKSDIEGRVAQIKAQIEETTSDYDREKLQERLAKLAGGVAVIRVGGSTEVEVKEKKDRIDDALNATRAAVQEGIVPGGGVALLRSSVKITSKGVNDDQEAGINIVRKALQSLVRQIADNAGDEASIVVGKILDKNDDNYGYNAQTSEYGDMIAMGIVDPVKVVRTALQNAASVASLLITTEAMIAELPKKDAPAMPGGMGGMGGMDMM, from the coding sequence ATGGCAGCTAAAGAAATTAAGTTCGGCCGCACCGCGCGCGAAAAGATGCTGCGCGGCGTCGATATCCTCGCTGACGCAGTCAAGGTAACGCTCGGCCCGAAGGGCCGCAACGTCATCATCGACAAGTCCTTCGGCGCGCCGCGCATCACCAAGGACGGTGTTTCGGTCGCCAAGGAAATCGAACTGGACGACAAGTTCGAAAACATGGGCGCCCAGATGGTCCGCGAAGTCGCTTCGAAGACCAACGACATCGCCGGTGATGGCACCACGACCGCAACCGTTCTTGCTCAGGCCATCGTTCGCGAAGGCAACAAGGCCGTTGCTGCCGGCATGAACCCGATGGACCTGAAGCGCGGTATCGATCTTGCCGTTGCTGAAGTCGTCAAGGATCTCCAGGCCAAGGCCAAGAAGATCTCGACTTCGGAAGAAGTTGCGCAGGTCGGCACGATCTCCGCAAACGGCGACAGCCAGGTCGGTCGCGACATTGCTGAAGCCATGCAGAAGGTCGGCAACGAAGGCGTCATCACTGTCGAAGAAGCCAAGACCGCCGAAACCGAACTCGAAGTCGTCGAAGGCATGCAGTTCGACCGCGGCTATCTCAGCCCGTACTTCGTGACCAACCCGGAAAAGATGGTTGCTGACCTCGAGGACGCCTATATCCTTCTGCACGAGAAGAAGCTCTCGAACCTGCAGTCGATGCTTCCGGTTCTCGAAGCCGTCGTTCAGACCGGCAAGCCGCTGCTGATCATCGCTGAAGACGTCGAAGGCGAAGCGCTTGCAACGCTCGTCGTCAACAAGCTGCGCGGCGGGCTGAAGATTGCTGCCGTCAAGGCTCCGGGCTTCGGCGACCGCCGCAAGGCCATGCTCGAAGACATCGCGATCCTGACCGGTGGTACGGTCATCTCCGAAGACCTCGGCATCAAGCTCGAGTCCGTCACCCTCGACATGCTCGGCCGCACCAAGAAGGTTTCGATCTCCAAGGAAAACACCACGATCGTCGACGGCGCCGGCGCCAAGTCCGACATCGAAGGCCGCGTTGCGCAGATCAAGGCGCAAATCGAAGAAACCACCTCCGACTACGATCGCGAGAAGCTGCAGGAACGCCTTGCCAAGCTCGCAGGCGGCGTTGCCGTCATCCGCGTCGGCGGCTCGACGGAAGTCGAAGTGAAGGAAAAGAAGGACCGCATCGACGACGCCCTCAATGCGACGCGCGCTGCTGTTCAGGAAGGTATCGTCCCCGGCGGCGGCGTCGCCCTGCTGCGTTCCTCCGTCAAGATCACGTCCAAGGGCGTGAACGACGATCAGGAAGCCGGCATCAACATCGTTCGCAAGGCGCTGCAGTCGCTGGTTCGCCAGATCGCTGACAACGCTGGTGACGAAGCTTCGATCGTCGTCGGCAAGATCCTCGACAAGAACGACGACAACTACGGCTACAACGCCCAGACGAGCGAATATGGCGATATGATCGCCATGGGTATCGTCGACCCGGTCAAGGTCGTCCGTACGGCTCTGCAGAATGCAGCCTCGGTTGCTTCGCTGCTGATCACCACGGAAGCCATGATCGCCGAGCTGCCGAAGAAGGACGCTCCGGCAATGCCGGGCGGCATGGGCGGAATGGGCGGCATGGACATGATGTGA
- the groES gene encoding co-chaperone GroES: protein MASTNFRPLHDRVVVRRVESEEKTKGGIIIPDTAKEKPQEGEIVAVGSGARDESGKVVALDVKAGDRVLFGKWSGTEVKINGEDLLIMKEADIMGIIG from the coding sequence ATGGCAAGCACCAATTTCCGCCCCCTTCACGACCGCGTCGTCGTTCGCCGCGTTGAATCCGAAGAAAAGACCAAAGGCGGCATCATCATTCCCGATACCGCTAAGGAAAAGCCGCAGGAAGGCGAAATCGTCGCCGTCGGCTCCGGCGCTCGTGACGAGTCCGGCAAGGTCGTCGCTCTCGACGTCAAGGCTGGCGACCGCGTTCTGTTCGGCAAGTGGTCCGGCACAGAAGTCAAGATCAACGGCGAAGACCTTCTGATCATGAAGGAAGCCGACATCATGGGCATCATCGGCTGA
- a CDS encoding TIGR01459 family HAD-type hydrolase, with translation MAKRIRSFAEITSHYDAVFCDVWGVLHNGVDPFPTAAAALEAARGEGLAVILITNSPRIAPQVVAQLRQIGIQDGAYDRIVTSGDVTRGLIAEGPKKVFLLGPDRDLAIIEGLGVERVDAKDAQSVVCTGFFDDETEKPEDYTDMLKDFQARNVPMVCANPDLVVERGHRIIPCAGAMAAYYHQLGGEIRIAGKPHAPIYDAVLATAHELHGDFPKSRILAIGDGMPTDVHGALDYGLDLLYISGGIHAKEYTLNGETDEAILHAYLEREKAAPKWWMPRLA, from the coding sequence ATGGCCAAGCGGATTAGAAGTTTTGCGGAGATCACCAGCCATTATGATGCGGTGTTCTGCGATGTCTGGGGCGTGCTGCACAACGGCGTCGATCCCTTCCCGACGGCCGCTGCCGCTCTGGAAGCTGCGCGCGGCGAGGGGCTTGCCGTCATCCTCATCACCAATTCGCCGCGCATCGCGCCTCAGGTCGTCGCCCAGCTTCGCCAGATCGGCATCCAGGACGGCGCCTATGACCGGATCGTCACCTCCGGCGACGTCACCCGCGGCCTGATCGCCGAAGGCCCGAAGAAGGTGTTCCTGCTTGGCCCGGATCGCGATCTGGCCATCATCGAAGGTCTCGGCGTCGAGCGCGTCGATGCGAAGGACGCTCAATCCGTGGTCTGCACCGGTTTCTTCGACGACGAGACGGAAAAGCCGGAAGACTACACCGATATGCTCAAGGATTTTCAGGCACGCAACGTGCCGATGGTCTGCGCCAATCCGGACCTTGTCGTTGAACGTGGCCACCGCATCATACCCTGCGCCGGCGCCATGGCTGCCTATTACCACCAGTTGGGCGGCGAGATCCGCATCGCCGGCAAGCCGCACGCGCCGATCTACGACGCCGTACTGGCAACCGCGCACGAACTCCACGGCGATTTCCCGAAAAGCCGCATTCTTGCCATCGGCGACGGCATGCCGACGGATGTGCACGGCGCTCTCGATTACGGCCTCGATCTCCTCTATATCAGCGGCGGTATCCACGCGAAGGAATACACGCTGAACGGCGAGACCGACGAGGCGATCCTGCATGCCTATCTCGAACGCGAGAAGGCCGCGCCCAAGTGGTGGATGCCCCGCCTCGCATAA
- a CDS encoding bifunctional riboflavin kinase/FAD synthetase has product MTVFHRNETREPLPAHLKGGVIAIGNFDGVHRGHQSVLNRALEISKERDIPALVLTFEPHPRTVFRPETPVFRITPAPLKARILEAIGFNAVIEYPFDRGFSQRSPDDFIHGILKDWLGASEVVTGFDFHFGKNREGGPAFLMDAGHKYGFGVTLIDAFRDENAEVVSSSRIRELLKEGDVSEAAAQLGYRYTIEAEVIGGEKLGRELGFPTANMQLPPEAELAAGIYAVRFRLDDGKLHDAVASYGRRPTVIENGAPLLETYLFDFSGDLYGRTCSVSFFGHLRPELKFDGLEPLVEQIKRDEQEARALLAGVRPLGELDLKLCFV; this is encoded by the coding sequence ATGACCGTTTTTCACCGCAATGAAACCCGCGAACCCTTGCCTGCCCACCTGAAGGGCGGCGTGATTGCCATCGGCAATTTCGACGGCGTTCATCGCGGCCATCAATCGGTGCTGAACCGCGCGCTGGAAATCTCGAAAGAGCGGGACATCCCGGCGCTGGTGCTGACTTTCGAACCGCATCCCCGCACGGTCTTCAGGCCGGAAACACCGGTCTTCCGCATCACGCCTGCACCCCTCAAGGCCCGCATCCTGGAAGCGATCGGCTTCAATGCCGTTATCGAATATCCCTTCGACCGCGGATTTTCGCAGCGCTCGCCGGACGACTTCATCCACGGCATCTTGAAGGACTGGCTGGGCGCCTCCGAAGTCGTCACCGGCTTCGACTTCCATTTCGGCAAGAATCGCGAGGGCGGCCCGGCCTTCCTTATGGATGCCGGCCATAAATACGGTTTCGGCGTCACGCTGATCGACGCCTTCCGCGACGAGAATGCCGAAGTCGTCTCATCGAGCCGCATCCGCGAGTTGTTGAAGGAAGGCGATGTCAGCGAGGCCGCCGCGCAGCTCGGCTACCGCTACACAATCGAGGCCGAGGTGATCGGCGGCGAAAAGCTTGGCCGCGAGCTCGGTTTTCCAACCGCAAACATGCAGCTTCCGCCGGAGGCCGAACTTGCAGCCGGCATCTACGCCGTCCGCTTCCGCCTGGACGACGGCAAGCTCCACGATGCAGTTGCGAGCTACGGCCGCCGTCCGACGGTGATCGAAAACGGTGCGCCGTTGTTGGAGACCTATCTCTTCGATTTCAGTGGCGACCTCTACGGCCGGACCTGTTCCGTCTCCTTCTTCGGCCACCTGCGGCCCGAACTGAAGTTCGACGGCCTGGAACCGCTCGTCGAGCAGATCAAGCGTGACGAGCAGGAGGCGAGGGCGCTGCTTGCCGGTGTCCGGCCGCTCGGCGAACTCGACCTTAAGCTTTGTTTCGTCTGA